A genome region from Anopheles stephensi strain Indian chromosome 2, UCI_ANSTEP_V1.0, whole genome shotgun sequence includes the following:
- the LOC118506610 gene encoding 60S ribosomal protein L6: MAPTETKAAAPAKDGKKVRKDRKKVQKVNKYPASLLTSGMYRIVRRKMIKTRLPYSSDAEKKTKKPVTVVKKIGGAKNGGERTVLLRKNKADLPTKRFPSKPTTKACFRNHKRNIRKSLKPGKVLILLAGRHKGKRVVLLKVLQTGLLLVTGPFQVNGCPMRRIAQNYVIATDTRIKLKDLKLPEHINDRYFRRVHPKKDTRVERDIFARKEFKYVPTEQRKADQKAVDTAVLKAIKGHKDGKLIVRYLKSMFSLRSNMFPHRMKF, from the coding sequence ATGGCCCCTACCGAAACAAAGGCCGCCGCGCCGGCCAAGGATGGCAAGAAGGTCCGCAAGGACCGTAAAAAGGTCCAGAAGGTCAACAAGTACCCGGCCAGCCTGCTCACGAGCGGAATGTACCGTATTGTGCGGCGTAAAATGATCAAAACGCGCCTCCCGTACTCGTCCGATGCcgagaagaagacgaagaagccCGTCACTGTTGTGAAGAAGATTGGCGGTGCCAAGAACGGTGGTGAACGTACCGTGCTGCTCCGTAAGAACAAGGCCGATCTGCCGACCAAGCGTTTCCCGAGCAAGCCCActaccaaggcctgcttccgCAACCACAAGCGCAACATCCGCAAGTCGCTGAAACCGGGCAAGGTGCTGATCCTGCTGGCCGGCCGTCACAAGGGCAAGCGTGTGGTGCTGCTGAAGGTGCTCCAGACCGGGCTGCTGCTCGTGACCGGCCCGTTCCAGGTGAACGGTTGCCCGATGCGTCGTATCGCCCAGAACTACGTCATCGCCACCGATACGCGCATCAAGCTGAAGGACCTGAAGCTGCCGGAGCACATCAACGACCGGTACTTCCGTCGCGTTCACCCGAAGAAGGACACGCGCGTCGAGCGGGACATTTTCGCCCGCAAGGAGTTCAAGTACGTGCCGACCGAGCAGCGTAAGGCTGACCAGAAGGCGGTGGATACGGCGGTGCTGAAAGCCATCAAGGGCCACAAGGACGGCAAGCTGATCGTGCGCTACCTGAAGTCGATGTTCTCGCTGCGCTCCAACATGTTCCCGCACCGTATGAAGTTCTAG